In Plutella xylostella chromosome 4, ilPluXylo3.1, whole genome shotgun sequence, a genomic segment contains:
- the LOC105385576 gene encoding maltase 2, whose amino-acid sequence MARPIPSCGPPMASVMWWAPLLLVLPAVSAADPAPWWASAVYYRVLVDSFKDGDGDGLGDLMGAIKQISYVRALGADAVILSSLVARSAECAAPGVLDHTLQDNRYGNLETLTALLDKAKKLELKAVITVPLQTVSSKSEWFGASANRTSGFEDWILWKEGNPDEVPPAEPGVPFWIWHEERKAYWASSNREAILNLCSEGVSAALTTAQCAWLRRGFNGVLLTPDYPVDQSCAEKLVRKMAAEAMSCVRASNLETPVILVESSQSPDISARYYADGGVGANSVLSTAMTASVRTTAPDMALAMYAAILNAPVDGVPTWMTSYTNESRLATRLGNVMVDAINILTLTLPGATIIQQGDELGAADTILEMSAAAETCWPEQPSPALAPFSWDDKANAGFTGGNPWIPLSPNYRYANAKTQFNNDGSHAGVVRVAAAMRKSPAIGPHVEIKRLGQAVAVLRWGGHGSLMAVANVGRDQTEAQLSRVPGLPAEMTVAASSAGSSLSPGSHVSLEKILKLSPGEAVLLAGAPRHCGGPGPVDKITSKLAEGWQKINKYFNN is encoded by the exons ATGGCTCGTCCCATCCCTAGCTGCGGCCCACCCATGGCATCAGTCATGTGGTGGGCGCCGCTGCTGCTGGTGCTGCCGGCCGTGTCAGCGGCTGACCCCGCCCCCTGGTGGGCCAGCGCAGTCTACTACCGGGTGCTGGTGGACTCCTTTAAAGATGGAGATGGCGACGGACTTGGGGACTTGATGG gaGCTATAAAACAAATCAGCTACGTGCGTGCTCTGGGGGCCGACGCGGTGATATTGTCCTCCCTGGTGGCCAGGAGCGCGGAGTGCGCGGCGCCCGGCGTCCTCGACCACACGCTGCAGGATAATAGATACGGAAACCTAGAGACCCTAACAGCCCTACTGGACAAAGCTAAGAAACTCG AGTTAAAAGCGGTGATAACGGTGCCGCTGCAGACTGTCAGCTCCAAGTCTGAATGGTTCGGAGCCAGCGCCAACAGGACTAGTGGGTTCGAAGACTGGATCCTATGGAAAGAAGGCAACCCTGACGAAGTGCCTCCT GCAGAACCTGGAGTCCCATTTTGGATATGGCATGAAGAACGAAAGGCTTACTGGGCGTCATCTAACAGGGAAGCTATCCTCAACCTCTGCTCGGAAGGAGTATCAGCTGCTCTAACGACAGCACAGTGCGCCTGGCTGCGGCGAGGGTTCAACGGAGTCCTGTTGACGCCAGACTATCCAGTAGACCAGTCATGTGCTGAAAAGCTGGTTAGAAAAATGGCTGCCGAAGCTATGAGCTGCGTCAGAGCATCTAACCTTGAGACACC GGTGATACTAGTAGAGTCTTCGCAAAGTCCGGATATATCAGCGAGGTACTACGCGGATGGTGGAGTGGGCGCCAACAGCGTGCTGAGCACGGCGATGACGGCGTCAGTGAGAACCACTGCCCCAGACATGGCCTTGGCGATGTATGCCGCAATACTGAACGCGCCTGTTGATGGCGTTCCAACTTGGATG ACAAGCTACACTAATGAAAGCCGTCTAGCAACAAGATTAGGAAATGTGATGGTTGATGCAATTAATATCCTAACCTTGACCCTTCCCGGGGCCACCATTATCCAACAAGGAGACGAGCTTGGGGCTGCCGACACTATCCTGGAAATGTCAGCCGCTGCCGAGACCTGCTGGCCCGAGCAGCCGTCGCCAGCTCTGGCTCCGTTCTCTTGGGATGATAAAGCCAATGCTGGTTTTACAGGAGGAAATCCTTGGATTCCTCTGTCTCCAAATTATAGATATGCCAACGCGAAGACCCAATTCAACAATGACGGAAGTCACGCCGGAGTAGTGAGAGTCGCTGCTGCGATGAGGAAGTCGCCCGCTATTGGACCTCATGTTGAG ATAAAGCGTCTGGGTCAAGCCGTAGCCGTACTAAGGTGGGGCGGTCACGGGTCATTAATGGCCGTAGCCAATGTAGGGCGCGACCAGACCGAGGCCCAATTGTCCCGAGTGCCCGGCCTGCCCGCCGAGATGACCGTGGCTGCTAGTTCCGCCGGGTCGAGCCTGTCTCCAGGGTCCCACGTGAGTCTGGAGAAGATCCTCAAGCTGTCTCCAGGGGAGGCGGTGCTGCTGGCCGGGGCACCGCGGCACTGCGGGGGCCCCGGGCCCGTCGACAAGATCACCAGCAAACTGGCCGAGGGCTGGCAGAAGATCAACAAGTACTTCAATAATTGA
- the LOC105385559 gene encoding maltase A1 has protein sequence MMKSVYIAFGVVVGAAMVAGGVAWAIIAWRGSGPGAPPPPPRGWWETADLYQIYPRSFKDSDGDGVGDLPGITSKLEHLVEAGAGAAWLSPVFQSPMVDAGYDVSDFYSIHEEYGKMEDFEQLVRRAHELGLKVLLDFVPNHASTESQYFKDSEDRVEGFEDFFVWADGLHDPENESNILPPSNWVSQFGGSAWQWSEKRGQFYLHQFSVQQADFNFRSPAVRDEMLQIMRFWLDKGADGFRIDGLPYLMEANPADHGGRYPDDPLCGRKEFGPNQLGYTVPLYTKDLIELYDIVYDWREFVDNYQRENGGDTRVILTEGYTNISMTMQYYGYGGRLGAHFPFNFGFITDLTRGFSAPDLVYCVLKWLTYMPRGAVANWVLGNHDNSRVASRLRPALVDGLNALTALLPGASVTYQGEELGMRDGRVSWRQTVDVEACSRGNEQTYQLYSRDPARTPFHWDGGPSAGFSSNASTWLPVASDHREINLERQKKEPRSHFKVFQALKALRKRPTLTHGDYIVEALSDKTLVVVRHLAPLDSFTLVFNVAGSSDTVHTDWIRSLKLPATVYVTSLSSKRNAGDVISPGPLELQAGEALVLQASSLVSYGHKLS, from the exons ATGATGAAGTCAGTGTATATCGCCTTCGGAGTGGTCGTCGGCGCTGCAATGGTCGCAG GGGGCGTGGCGTGGGCGATCATCGCTTGGCGGGGCTCCGGTccgggcgcgccgccgccgccgccgcggggcTGGTGGGAGACCGCCGACCTCTACCAGATCTACCCTCGCTCCTTCAAGGATAGCGACGGGGATGGCGTCGGGGATTTACCAG GTATCACCAGCAAGCTGGAGCACCTGGTggaggcgggcgcgggcgcggcctGGCTCTCCCCGGTGTTCCAGTCTCCAATGGTGGACGCCGGGTATGACGTCAGCGACTTTTACAGCATCCACGAGGAGTATGGAAAGATGGAAGACTTCGAACAGCTGGTCCGCCGCGCCCATGAGTTGG GGCTGAAAGTATTGCTAGACTTCGTGCCAAACCACGCTAGCACTGAGTCTCAATACTTCAAGGACTCTGAAGACAGGGTGGAAGGGTTCGAAGACTTCTTCGTGTGGGCCGACGGCCTCCACGACCCTGAGAACGAATCCAATATTCTTCCACCTTCTAATTGG GTGAGTCAATTCGGTGGTTCAGCCTGGCAGTGGAGCGAGAAACGTGGCCAGTTCTACCTGCACCAGTTCTCCGTCCAGCAGGCAGACTTCAACTTCCGCAGCCCAGCGGTCCGTGATGAAATGCTCCAGATCATGAGATTCTGGCTAGACAAGGGAGCAGACGGGTTCCGCATAGATGGCCTGCCCTACTTGATGGAGGCCAACCCTGCTGACCATGGAGGTCGCTACCCTGACGACCCGTTATGTGGGAGAAAAGAGTTCGGGCCAAATCAATTAGGATATACGGTTCCATTGTACACAAAGGACTTGATTGAGTTGTACGACATCGTTTATGATTGGAGGGAGTTTGTGGATAATTATCAGAGGGAGAATGGTGGAGACACCAG GGTAATCTTGACGGAGGGCTACACCAACATCTCGATGACGATGCAGTACTACGGTTATGGGGGGCGGCTCGGGGCGCACTTCCCCTTCAACTTCGGCTTCATCACGGACTTGACCCGAGGGTTCAGTGCCCCGGACCTGGTCTACTGCGTGCTGAAGTGGCTCACGTATATGCCGCGAGGGGCCGTGGCTAACTGGGTG TTGGGCAACCACGACAACAGCCGCGTGGCGTCCCGCCTCCGCCCTGCCTTGGTGGACGGTCTGAACGCCCTGACCGCTCTGTTGCCCGGCGCCAGCGTCACCTACCAGGGGGAGGAGCTCGGCATGAGGGATGGACGCGTGTCCTGGAGACAGACGGTGGATGTGGAGGCCTGTAGCAGGGGAAATGAGCAGACTTATCAGTTGTATTCGAG AGACCCGGCCCGCACCCCGTTCCACTGGGACGGCGGCCCCAGCGCCGGGTTCTCGTCCAACGCCAGCACGTGGCTGCCGGTGGCGTCGGACCACCGCGAGATCAACCTCGAGCGCCAGAAGAAGGAACCCAGGAGCCACTTTAAG GTCTTCCAAGCCCTGAAGGCTCTTCGCAAGCGACCGACACTGACCCACGGAGACTACATCGTGGAAGCCCTTTCAGACAAGACCCTGGTGGTGGTCCGGCACCTCGCACCGCTGGACTCCTTCACACTGGTGTTCAACGTGGCAGGTTCATCAGATACAGTCCACACTGACTGGATCAGGAGTCTGAAGCTGCCCGCCACGGTCTATGTAACCAGTTTGAGCTCGAAAAGAAATGCCGG GGACGTGATCTCTCCTGGTCCCCTGGAGCTGCAGGCGGGGGAGGCGCTGGTGCTGCAGGCCTCCTCACTCGTCAGCTACGGGCACAAGTTGTCTTAG